Below is a window of Spirochaetota bacterium DNA.
ACAACAAGATTTCCGCCAACATATAAAATAATATTTTCCAAACCTCTTTCGATGCATCTATCCCTTAAACCTTCACAATCAAGCTCCCCTTGCCCATAAAGAGATGAAACGAGAATAGCTTTAGCATTTGATTCAATAGCAGCATCAATAAACTCATCTTGACTAACCATTACTCCAAGGTTTATAACATTAAAACCTGCTTCCGAAAATACTTTTTCAATAATTTTATTACCAACTGCATGACAATCAGAACCAATTACTCCTGTAACTATATTAATCTTTTTCATTTAAAACCCCTTCTTTTATAAAATCTTTAAATTTTTTTCTATAAATTTCATTAATCTTATCTTCTATTAATAATAAAGAACCATTGTCAATTTTATAATTAAAATATATTATCATATTTGAATAATTTTTAAATAAATAATCAATTTT
It encodes the following:
- the glmS gene encoding methylaspartate mutase subunit S, producing MKKINIVTGVIGSDCHAVGNKIIEKVFSEAGFNVINLGVMVSQDEFIDAAIESNAKAILVSSLYGQGELDCEGLRDRCIERGLENIILYVGGNLVVGKHDFAEVEEKFKKMGFDRVFGPDADLKKAIEYLKKDIEERFGEKID